The Radiobacillus deserti genomic interval CAATACGACCTTCGTTCATGACAACAATGCGGTCAGCCATAGCCAATGCTTCCCCTTGATCGTGTGTCACATACACAATCGTCGCTTTTGTTAAACGATGTATTTCTTGGATTTCTCTTCGCATCTCCATGCGTAGCTCCGCATCAAGGTTGCTTAATGGTTCATCCATTAGGAGAATATCTGGTTTTGGAGCGATAGCACGTCCCAATGCGACACGTTGTTTTTGCCCTCCAGAAAGCTCATTGGGCATTCTGTTGGCAAAATCCTGTAATTCTGTAATGTCTAACACTTCTTGAATTCGTTTTTCCAGATTCATATTTTTTGGTACAAACCGATGATGAACGAGTGGGAAACGCATATGTTCTTTTACATTTAGATGTGGCCAAAGAGCAAAAGATTGAAATACCATTCCAATGTTCCGTTTTTCCGGAGGTAGAGTTGCTTTTCGACTACCCACTTCTATCCCGTTCATTTGGATGCTCCCGTCTGTAGGAGAGTCAAATCCAGCTAGGAGTCGAAGGAATGTCGTTTTTCCACAACCAGATGGTCCAAGTATCGCAATGAATTCTCCCTTTTGAATGTCTAAATTGATACCTTTTAGAGCTTCAAATGTACCAAATCGTCTAACTAAATCCTTTATAACGGTTGTCATGAGGCTTTCCCTACCTTTCGATTCCATATTGCTTCTAGTCCATATAACACGACAAATCCAAGGATGATTAAACCAACAATTAAGCTGGAAAAGGCCGTAGAATACGTGGAATATCCGGCTTGTTCATAGCTAAAGATAACGACACCAATCGTTTCCGAATTACTAGACCAAAGTAAAGAGGAAACGGTTAATTCCGTTAAGGCAGTGAGAAAGACTAGAAAGGCGCCACTTAGTACACCTGGCAATAGAAGTGGGATGAGAATCTTCCTCCATTTTGCCCAGCCATTTGACCCACTGACCTGTGCGGCTTCTTCCATCGATATGTCTACCTGCATCACGGCGGTGATACTACCACGAACCTGTAAGATTAGAAATCTCGTTATATAGGCAATGAATAAAATCATAATCGACCCATAAATACCAGGGTTCCAACCCGGGATAGGTTCCATCCAAGCGAAAATCATAGAGAGCGCCATAACGGTTCCTGGTAGAGCGTATGGTAGCCCGATTGAAATCTCCGTCCACTTGTTCAATTGATTCGGTTTCCGAATCCGGTAATATGCAAATGCTGTCCCAATTACAATTCCAATCGCGGTTGTTATGGAAGCTAACGTTAAGCTATTAAAAAAAGCTTCCTTCGCTTTTGGACTTGTATCCAATACGAATTGATAATTTTCAAAACTAATATTCTTTAACGTGAAATCTAATCCATAAGCAGTTAGTAGTGAGGTCATCGCCATCGAAATCAACGGAACAATACCTGTTAAAAGGAAGAAGCACCATAGTAAGGCTTCAATCCAGATTTTTTTCTTTCCTAGGATATAACGTGGTTGTTTATCTTCAGTAGTTGTTTCGATTCGCTTCGATTTCCGTAATAACACCCATTGAATAAAGGTTCCTAGTAGCGCAATGACTCCTAATATCACAGAAAGCGTAGCGGCCTTCGCAAAAGCAGATGGGCCAAATCCTACGACCTGCTGATAAATATATGTGCTCAATACACTGATGTTCGCAGGAATACCGAGAAATGCTGGAATCCCGAAGTTATCAAGGTTTGCTAAGAAGGCAAGAAAACCACCACTTGCGATACCCGGTAAGGACAAAGGAATTGTAACCTTAAGAAACGTCTTCCAGCGGCTAGCACCAGATACTCGTGAAGCTTGCTCCAGCTCGCGTGGGATTTTTCTTAGTACACTCAGAGACATGAGATACACTAACGGGTAATGGGATAACCCTAGTACAAAAATAATTCCAGTTAAGCTATATAGATTGATCGATGGAACAGTAAACGGAAGAAATGAAACCATCTTTTGAAAAAGCCCACTCGCTCCAAAAAACTGTGTCCAGGCCAATGTAGATATGTAAGATGGGATAACAAATGGTAAAATGATAAAAATTTGCATTAGCTTTTTCGCACGGAGGTCCGTATAAGCGACGAGCCAAGCAAGAGAAACCCCTAAAATTACAGAAATTGCAGTGGATCCGATAACAACGAGTAGTGTGTTTTGAATTACGGACCAGGTCGTTGGATCCTGCAAAATCGTCGTATAATTGCTGAGGCTAAATGCCCCGTCGGATTTAAAGCTTATTGCTACCAACCGATAGATTGGTAATAGAAAAAAGACAAAAATAAGTGGAATTCCAATCCAAATTAAAAACTTTTTAGGTATAAATAGAGGAGATAATGCCTTGGAAGACACTATCTCTCTATTCGAGGATATATTTACTTTCATGAAATCACCTTATTCTCCAAACAGTTCACTAAATTGGGCTTTATCGTCTTCACGTGCTTGGTACAGCTCTTTAATATCCGCATTTAGCACGTCCATTTCTTCAATGGTTTTCAATCCTTCTGGTGCTTCTACCCCTTTACGAATTGGTGTATATCCAATTTCAGCAGCTAGCTTTTGTCCTTCTTCCGATAAAACAAAGTCTACAAATGCTTTCGCAGCAGCTTCGTTTTTCGTATTTTTCATAATTCCAATAGGCTCGGTGATAACAGGGACCCCTTCTTCTGGATAGACGAGCTTTACAGGAGAGCCTTCAGCTTCTGCACGTGCGACGATGAAATCGACAACCATTCCATATGATTCTTCGCCAGCAGCTACAGCTTTCAATACTGCGCCATTTCCTTCGGTTACGGTAATGTCATTGGACTTTAAGCTTTCATAAAAGTCCCACCCAAAGTCATCGTTACGAGTTAGCACACCAAGGTTATATGCTGCAGCACCAGAGTATAATGGACTTGGCATGATTGTACTACCGCTAGAACTAGGATCGGAAAGCACTTTCCAAGAGGTTGGCATCTCTGATACTTTTTCCGAATTGACGACTAAAGCAGTGGACATGACTTTTGTTCCTGTGTACGTACCATCTGGATCTACAAATTCTTCCGGAATTTCATTTGCTTCTTCTGATTTGTAGGAAAGGAGCATTTCTTGTTCCTTTAAGCTTTCGAACGTTACAGCGTCTGCTACTAAAAGAACGTCAGCTTGTACATCTCCAGCTTCTTGTTCAGCCATTACCTTACTAATTACTTCTTCCGTACCAGAACGGAAAATATTTACGTTTACATCTGGATACTTTTCGTTGAAAGCAGATACTAATTGCTCAGCATCTACGTCGGGCTGGGACGTATAAAAGGATAAATCACCAGATACATCTCCTGAATTTGTCGTTTCTCCTTGAGCAGCACATCCTGTGAATAATGTAATACTTAATAGTGCAGCGACACCTAATTTGAATTTAGACATGGAACATTTCCTCCTTGTTTCGATTAAATGGATAGAACCAACGATTCATTTGGTCCAATTTTCGTTTTTGTGTCCCGCGCATTTCAACAGGGGACACTGTAATAAACCCTTCACGTAAAGCGGCGAAGTCTTTATCCTTTGCTAGCCCTGTGAGCTGTTGATATTCATCCTTTAGCCAGTAATAAAGTTGGCCATGTGGATCATTAAGACCAACGTAACGGTACCGAGCAACAGTCATATCTAATGGAACCACTTTTACTCCACGGCAAAGTTCTTTGGATGTATAAGGTAAATTAATATTAAGCATCATTCCTTTTTGAATTTGATTTTGTAAGATCACCTCCGCGATTTGGTAAAACAACGGCTTCACCTGCTGATAGTTGATGTTACTTCCATCTAAGGATGCAAGTGAGACGGCAACTGCCGGTACTTCGGATAAGGCTGCTTCTGTTGCTCCGGCAATGGTTCCAGAGTAATAAACATCCCTCCCTAAGTTTGGTCCTATATTAATCCCCGAAAAAACAATATCGGGCGGTTCTTTCATTAGTACTTCCAAGGCAAGCTTTACACAGTCAGCTGGAGTCCCATTAACCATCCAAGAGTGGACACCAGAGGAAAAGAGGCTCGTTTGAATGGCTTTTAATGGGTTTCTTAATGTAATGGAGTGGCTAATGGCGCTGCGCTCTTTATCTGGGCAGACTACATATACGTCTCCAAAATGCTGTAACACATTGACCATGGCTTCTAGACCGGGATGGAAGATGCCATCATCATTAGTAACTAAAATTCTCAACGCTTTCCCTCCTCAGGATGGATGGATTGGATAAATAAGAAAGATTTTGTTGCAGCTTTGAGAGAGAGCGGTTATTATCAAAGCCTTCTACTACAACAGGTAGATTGGATGAAACTAGTTCTTCTAGAATACGCTCCAGTTTGATAGAACCTTTTCCTAGCGGGACATGGTAAGCATCTTCTGTGGAATCACTGATGTGGACTTTATTAATACGATTTAACTGACGAAAATAATCGATTGGATCTGCAGTTAACGGTACATGTGCCACATCAAAAGTTGTATGAACATTCTCTGGTAGATGGTTTAATAAATAGTTCATGGATGGAGGCTCTGTAATGAATTCTTTTTGGATTGGTTCCATTAACTCGATAGATAGGGTTACTCCGAGTCTATCTGCTTTATCTGCTAGGGCTTGCAGGTTTTCGATTAACAGCTGCTCATGCTTTTCTTTCCATTCATCCTGTAAAGTTCTTCTACCCGGGTGGATGGTGACGTTTGTTGCGTTTAATTCTTTTGCTAGAACAAGCGACTTCTCAATTTCTATGATGGATTGTTGTCTAACACCTTTGTTAATAGAAGCTATATTTAAATCCCAACTGGCAGCATGTAATGAAAGTTCCAACTCATAATCTTGCTGTGCCTGTAGAATAGAACGGATAGAAGCTTGATAATGCCAGACATGCTCTGCCCAAATTTCCACACCACTGAAGTGGAATTGCTTGGCCAATTTAATGACATCGTTTGGTTCATATGCCCACAGTAGGGAGGAAGATACATACAGTTTCATAATATTCCCTCCTTTTCTCGCCACTGAGTAATACAAGCCTCGTCCATTTCCACACTTCCTATTGGAAATGGGTTTCGTGAATTTGGTCCGTGATGGTCACTCCCACCAGACATAAGCAGTCCACGCCTTAACGCTCGGTCTCGCCAAAAGTCAGTTTGACCGGGAGTGTGTTTTGAATGAAAAACTTCAATACCATCTATTCCATACTCGACTAGTCGATCGATATGTACGGGGAACGTGTATATGCCTGGATGTGCCACATAAGCTTTTCCACCAGCTTTGTGAATAAGTGAAATGGCATCTTCAGCTGTAAAAGGGGCACGAGGACAAAAAGCAGGTGCTCCTTTGCGTAAAAGAACGTTAAATGCTTGTCTTGGTGATGAAAAATAACCTTTCGCAAACAGCTCTGTTGCAATGTGTGTTCTCACAATGACATCGCCGGCTGCGTGGGCCATACAGTCTTCGAAGGTGATGTTAAAGTCTAAAGCTTGTAACTTTTGGACAATTTGCCTAGCCCAATCCATTCGTTGCTCCTGTCTCGTTTTAATATGATTCAAAAGAACAGGAGCATTAGGATCAAACTGATAGCCTAAGATGTGGAGTTCCCCATCTGGACCATCTGTATTCAGTTCAATACCGGGAATAAGTGTTATTCCCATGGTTTCTGCATAAGTAATCCCTTCGTGGTATCCAGCGATTTCATCATGATCGGTAATGGCAATCATATGGATGTGGTGATCTGCTGCATATTGAACTAATTGTTGCGGTGTCCATTCCCCATCCGAAAATGTGGAATGCATATGTAAGTCCATCTTCATGTATCTTCACCTCAATCTATCGATCTTGGTTTCTATGTTACGCCTTGAATATTAATCTCGTATAAATAGAAAATTGAAATTTTATTAAGGGTGTGTAAAGAGAGGGGGAGATTTAGGAGAGCTGTGCTATAAGTGATTATCTTTTGAAGATGCTTATTTATCAGGGTTTATGGTGATGTGAGTCCCGAGTAATGTTCTGAATTTCATTAATCAAATGTTAATAAATTTACGGTTTGTTTATATTCGGTGATGGGTAAGAAAAAGGAACTTGAAAATCAAGCTCCTCCATTGTCTACCGTTTTATAGGATGCTATCCGCTCCTCTAAGGTGCCTGTATGTAATTCGAATAAGTTGTGGTCATAATCATAGAAGTAAATGGAGTAGCCTTCCCCTTGTATTCTAGGTCTAGGAGGCTTCATCTCTAGTTTTAAGTCTTGAATCTTAGTTACATAGTCATCAACATCTTCCTCATTAATTTTGAAAGCAACGTGATGGTAGGTTTTATTTACGATATTCTCACTTTCCATCAATGCTATCCAGTGCCCTCCGATGAGGAAAAAGCGTTCTTTATAAAGAGAATGGGTCTTCTCTCCACTATAATAAACCTCCTTTGCATTAAATAACTCTTTAAACAACGCCGTTGTTCTATCTAAATCCTTCACAACAAATGTGATGTGACTAATTCCTTCAAGCATGCTTATCCATCCTTTCTTGTTAATATAGACGAAAAAAAAGAAATTGTGTTTCAAAAGGTTTAAGATATAGGTTCAATGTGGAATGAACGTCTTGTAATTTGGGGTTTATGTTAAAATAATGGAAGGTTGGGAAGGAGGCACATTCTTACCAGTTTATCAGCATGAAGAGGAGTCGCTTTAATAGAGGTATATTCATTAATCATCCCTGTTAGACGTTCGAAACATTTATGACTACTTATTCGTACTAATAGTAGTACATCATCAAGAAGGAGAATCCATATGTTGCCAATTGTATTATCTATTTTACTCGTAATTGCAATGGGTATTTCCATAGCTGTATTAATTCAAAGAAGAAAAAAAGCAGGTATTACTGGAGTGAAAACAGCGTTATCCTCGATTTGTTTGTATCTAATGGCTGTCGTTAATCTATGCGCGTATTGGTTAGATTTTATGGGGATTATTAGTTGGACATTATCCATTGTTTTACTTTTCCTAGCTGCATACTTTACGAAGTTTCTTCACTTTTCAAAAGATAGATAAAGGAGTTGTTTTATACATGCCAACTTGCCAACAATGTGGAAGACAATGGACTTGGCAGCAGACATTAAGACGAACATTTACTCTAGGGAATAAAATGAAGTGCCCACATTGTAATCAAAACCAATATATAAGTGCAACAGCTCGCAAACGATTAGCGATCTTCAATTTTATTGGTCCTTTCATGATTATTTCAGGTATAGCGAGCAACTCCATGATAGTGGGACTTGGTATTGGAGTAGTATTGTTTGCCCTGGCGATTATAATGTATCCTTATCTTGTGAGATTAGCTAACCATGAAGAATCTTTGTGGTAAAGGTGGTCAAATATGATTGATGCTTTGTTTCTATTATTAACGACTGTCGTTATCGCTTATCTTCCGTTTTCTGTAGTGATGACAAATAAAAATTGGAAGGAACGAGGACTTAAAGATTCCATTCAAGCATTACCTTTTTATGCAGTGGCCGTAATGAACGTCTTCGCTTATTGGCTGGATGCTATGGGATGGCTAAGTTCGGTCCTCACCATGATGCTAGTTTTAATCGGTATGCATATATCAAGGAAAGTTCCGTTGACTGCAGAAGTGCCCCAATAAAAAGCGGACCGCGACGGAACTGCGGTCCGAGTAGCCCCCCTTATTGAACTCGCCATTTTCGTCTCCAACTGCATCACTTGCCACAACCACATCCCCATCAAAAAAAGCATGATCCCCAAATTCATGGAGATCATGCCCCAAACTAAACATCCTTCCGAACGACTTCCAAATGCTCATCTGAATGATATTGCTGATAGCTTTTCAAAATAGATTTTAAATGTCGTAATTCTCGATTATATTCCATTA includes:
- a CDS encoding ABC transporter permease; the protein is MKVNISSNREIVSSKALSPLFIPKKFLIWIGIPLIFVFFLLPIYRLVAISFKSDGAFSLSNYTTILQDPTTWSVIQNTLLVVIGSTAISVILGVSLAWLVAYTDLRAKKLMQIFIILPFVIPSYISTLAWTQFFGASGLFQKMVSFLPFTVPSINLYSLTGIIFVLGLSHYPLVYLMSLSVLRKIPRELEQASRVSGASRWKTFLKVTIPLSLPGIASGGFLAFLANLDNFGIPAFLGIPANISVLSTYIYQQVVGFGPSAFAKAATLSVILGVIALLGTFIQWVLLRKSKRIETTTEDKQPRYILGKKKIWIEALLWCFFLLTGIVPLISMAMTSLLTAYGLDFTLKNISFENYQFVLDTSPKAKEAFFNSLTLASITTAIGIVIGTAFAYYRIRKPNQLNKWTEISIGLPYALPGTVMALSMIFAWMEPIPGWNPGIYGSIMILFIAYITRFLILQVRGSITAVMQVDISMEEAAQVSGSNGWAKWRKILIPLLLPGVLSGAFLVFLTALTELTVSSLLWSSNSETIGVVIFSYEQAGYSTYSTAFSSLIVGLIILGFVVLYGLEAIWNRKVGKAS
- the surE gene encoding 5'/3'-nucleotidase SurE, with the translated sequence MRILVTNDDGIFHPGLEAMVNVLQHFGDVYVVCPDKERSAISHSITLRNPLKAIQTSLFSSGVHSWMVNGTPADCVKLALEVLMKEPPDIVFSGINIGPNLGRDVYYSGTIAGATEAALSEVPAVAVSLASLDGSNINYQQVKPLFYQIAEVILQNQIQKGMMLNINLPYTSKELCRGVKVVPLDMTVARYRYVGLNDPHGQLYYWLKDEYQQLTGLAKDKDFAALREGFITVSPVEMRGTQKRKLDQMNRWFYPFNRNKEEMFHV
- a CDS encoding ABC transporter substrate-binding protein — its product is MSKFKLGVAALLSITLFTGCAAQGETTNSGDVSGDLSFYTSQPDVDAEQLVSAFNEKYPDVNVNIFRSGTEEVISKVMAEQEAGDVQADVLLVADAVTFESLKEQEMLLSYKSEEANEIPEEFVDPDGTYTGTKVMSTALVVNSEKVSEMPTSWKVLSDPSSSGSTIMPSPLYSGAAAYNLGVLTRNDDFGWDFYESLKSNDITVTEGNGAVLKAVAAGEESYGMVVDFIVARAEAEGSPVKLVYPEEGVPVITEPIGIMKNTKNEAAAKAFVDFVLSEEGQKLAAEIGYTPIRKGVEAPEGLKTIEEMDVLNADIKELYQAREDDKAQFSELFGE
- a CDS encoding sugar phosphate isomerase/epimerase family protein → MKLYVSSSLLWAYEPNDVIKLAKQFHFSGVEIWAEHVWHYQASIRSILQAQQDYELELSLHAASWDLNIASINKGVRQQSIIEIEKSLVLAKELNATNVTIHPGRRTLQDEWKEKHEQLLIENLQALADKADRLGVTLSIELMEPIQKEFITEPPSMNYLLNHLPENVHTTFDVAHVPLTADPIDYFRQLNRINKVHISDSTEDAYHVPLGKGSIKLERILEELVSSNLPVVVEGFDNNRSLSKLQQNLSYLSNPSILRRESVENFSY
- a CDS encoding TIGR04104 family putative zinc finger protein, whose protein sequence is MPTCQQCGRQWTWQQTLRRTFTLGNKMKCPHCNQNQYISATARKRLAIFNFIGPFMIISGIASNSMIVGLGIGVVLFALAIIMYPYLVRLANHEESLW
- the fosX gene encoding FosX/FosE/FosI family fosfomycin resistance hydrolase, which produces MLEGISHITFVVKDLDRTTALFKELFNAKEVYYSGEKTHSLYKERFFLIGGHWIALMESENIVNKTYHHVAFKINEEDVDDYVTKIQDLKLEMKPPRPRIQGEGYSIYFYDYDHNLFELHTGTLEERIASYKTVDNGGA
- a CDS encoding ABC transporter ATP-binding protein; translation: MTTVIKDLVRRFGTFEALKGINLDIQKGEFIAILGPSGCGKTTFLRLLAGFDSPTDGSIQMNGIEVGSRKATLPPEKRNIGMVFQSFALWPHLNVKEHMRFPLVHHRFVPKNMNLEKRIQEVLDITELQDFANRMPNELSGGQKQRVALGRAIAPKPDILLMDEPLSNLDAELRMEMRREIQEIHRLTKATIVYVTHDQGEALAMADRIVVMNEGRIEQVGTPRDIYSFPSTEFVASFVGKANLIKGGWHGNHFVPELAPSLKWTDLGVSEELKKRNIYPLRPEQVELSYEEDGIPGVITSVQYQGKEIHYTVQTQDQSWVVHMDILHAFPLGESVFVRMKQEPVLVRKPEKTASN
- a CDS encoding PHP domain-containing protein, with the translated sequence MKMDLHMHSTFSDGEWTPQQLVQYAADHHIHMIAITDHDEIAGYHEGITYAETMGITLIPGIELNTDGPDGELHILGYQFDPNAPVLLNHIKTRQEQRMDWARQIVQKLQALDFNITFEDCMAHAAGDVIVRTHIATELFAKGYFSSPRQAFNVLLRKGAPAFCPRAPFTAEDAISLIHKAGGKAYVAHPGIYTFPVHIDRLVEYGIDGIEVFHSKHTPGQTDFWRDRALRRGLLMSGGSDHHGPNSRNPFPIGSVEMDEACITQWREKEGIL